A region of Diospyros lotus cultivar Yz01 chromosome 3, ASM1463336v1, whole genome shotgun sequence DNA encodes the following proteins:
- the LOC127797912 gene encoding E3 ubiquitin-protein ligase PUB23-like yields the protein MEEIEVPSHFLCPISLQLMRDPVTVSSGITYDRESIERWLFSCKSNTCPVTKQSLSDSTDLIPNHALRRLIQAWCTLNVSHGIERIPTPKQPLDRTQITKLLDQAKKSPQKHPQCLQKLRSIAYLSQRNRKCLEDAGAVEFLASIINKNEASTVEADEALCLLYLLEISEASRKKLASNNIEFVESLMNVLNCGNYQSRAYSVMLMKSILEVANPSQLTGVRAELFNGVVHVLNDKISHQATKAALKLLGEVCPWGRNRIKAVEAGAVSALVELLLETVERRYSELILVVLDQLCRCAEGRAELLKHGAGLAVVSKKILRVSHVGTDRAVRILSGISRFSGSPRVVQEMLQVGVVSKLCLVLQVETSGKTKERTNEMLKLHSRVWKNSACIPPHLLSSYPN from the coding sequence ATGGAAGAAATCGAAGTTCCTTCTCATTTTCTATGCCCAATCTCGCTGCAACTCATGAGAGATCCCGTCACAGTCTCGTCCGGCATAACTTACGATCGAGAAAGCATAGAAAGATGGCTCTTTTCGTGCAAGAGCAACACTTGTCCTGTCACCAAGCAATCCTTGTCTGACAGTACCGATCTAATTCCGAACCACGCCCTTCGTCGACTGATCCAAGCCTGGTGCACCCTCAACGTTTCCCACGGCATCGAGCGAATCCCAACCCCCAAGCAACCACTCGATCGAACCCAGATCACTAAACTCCTCGACCAGGCCAAAAAATCCCCACAAAAGCATCCACAGTGCCTCCAGAAGCTCCGATCGATCGCATATCTAAGCCAAAGGAACAGAAAGTGCTTGGAAGACGCCGGCGCCGTCGAGTTCCTGGCCTCGATCATAAACAAGAACGAAGCTTCAACAGTCGAAGCCGATGAAGCCTTATGCTTGCTTTATCTTCTGGAAATTTCGGAAGCCAGCCGGAAGAAGCTGGCGAGTaataatattgaatttgtgGAGTCTTTGATGAACGTATTGAATTGCGGGAATTACCAATCTCGAGCCTACTCAGTAATGCTGATGAAATCCATCTTGGAGGTGGCCAACCCAAGCCAGCTGACGGGAGTAAGAGCCGAGCTCTTCAACGGAGTAGTCCATGTTTTGAACGACAAGATCTCCCATCAAGCAACCAAAGCCGCATTGAAGCTTCTGGGCGAGGTTTGCCCGTGGGGGAGGAACCGGATCAAAGCCGTGGAAGCCGGCGCGGTGTCAGCCCTGGTGGAGCTGCTTCTGGAGACGGTAGAAAGAAGGTACAGCGAGCTGATCCTGGTGGTGTTGGACCAGCTCTGCAGGTGCGCCGAGGGGCGGGCGGAGCTGCTAAAGCATGGGGCGGGGCTGGCCGTGGTGTCGAAGAAAATACTAAGGGTTTCGCACGTGGGAACGGACAGGGCGGTGAGGATACTGTCGGGGATATCGAGATTTTCAGGGAGTCCGAGGGTGGTTCAGGAGATGCTGCAAGTGGGAGTGGTGTCGAAGCTGTGTTTGGTGCTTCAAGTGGAAACCAGTGGGAAGACCAAGGAGAGGACCAACGAGATGCTCAAACTGCATTCTAGGGTTTGGAAGAATTCCGCTTGTATTCCTCCCCATTTGCTCTCTTCTTACCCAAATTAg
- the LOC127798346 gene encoding BEL1-like homeodomain protein 5, whose product MATYLQGRPEIQVDGFQTLYLINPNHIGYTADTQPPANMFFMDSAAGNAFSATTMAHAPPLHFSGIPFPTVGSATSEDPNRPPMHEIPTLHGIPRFLNNSWGTVDQAAAGVRGATSGLSGLDFDKSAVSPTSNQVLSLSLSSSQPLGYWSTTGEHDITELAPATSPTTGGYGRSSGDSISSVSNRISGSRNVIWGSKYLKAAQQLIDEVANMGKVIESHVEEMTKEKLKVIRDSTRPGSIIGVDLTTAERQELLEKKTKLVSILDEVEQRYKQYHHQLQIVVSLFEKAAGIGSAKPYTALALQTISKQFRCLKDMITVQIMQASQSLGEDRDSAGRKAECSRFKLGVNVPPNSWRHQRGLPERSVSILRAWLFEHFLHPYPKDSDKHMLAKQTGLTRNQVSNWFINARVRLWKPMVEDMYSEEIKNQEQKDSETNTSNGTEANKESVPKTSLHEDGTDQIERSRQVNQNNSPPNYEISNSTASTSPVGMKPMRNSDTQTSSTTILSVDMNMNNHNTLIQGTANHGGFGSSYPIGEIGRFDPELLATTYHGNAISLTLGLPHTRSDQNLSHQQNYFSSRNVQLGSRLDAGYENVNVADRKSFAAQLLQDFVA is encoded by the exons ATGGCGACGTACCTTCAAGGCCGCCCAGAAATCCAAGTTGATGGTTTTCAGACGCTTTATCTGATAAACCCTAACCACATAGGGTACACTGCTGACACACAGCCACCGGCCAATATGTTCTTCATGGACTCCGCCGCGGGGAACGCTTTCAGCGCCACCACTATGGCTCACGCGCCACCACTCCACTTCAGCGGTATTCCCTTCCCAACCGTCGGATCGGCCACTTCGGAGGATCCTAACCGTCCGCCAATGCATGAAATTCCAACCCTACATGGCATCCCCCGTTTCCTGAACAATTCATGGGGAACAGTTGATCAAGCCGCCGCCGGAG TAAGAGGTGCGACAAGTGGTTTATCGGGTTTAGACTTTGATAAGTCGGCGGTGTCACCGACATCCAACCAAGTTTTGTCCTTGAGTCTATCTTCTTCCCAACCGCTCGGTTACTGGTCAACCACTGGTGAACATGACATTACGGAACTGGCTCCAGCGACATCTCCGACAACCGGTGGCTATGGGCGGAGCTCCGGAGACTCGATATCTTCTGTGTCTAATCGAATCTCAGGATCGCGAAATGTGATTTGGGGCTCAAAGTACTTAAAGGCTGCGCAACAACTGATTGATGAAGTTGCTAATATGGGGAAAGTAATTGAGTCCCACGTTGAAGAAATGACTAAAGAGAAGTTGAAGGTGATTAGGGACTCGACTCGACCCGGAAGCATTATTGGGGTTGATCTAACCACGGCTGAAAGACAGGAGCTTctggagaagaagacaaagctGGTCAGCATTCTCGACGAG GTGGAGCAAAGGTACAAACAATACCATCACCAGTTGCAGATCGTAGTTTCATTATTTGAGAAGGCAGCCGGGATTGGGTCCGCAAAACCGTACACTGCCTTGGCTTTGCAGACAATCTCAAAGCAATTTAGGTGTCTGAAAGATATGATCACGGTGCAGATCATGCAAGCAAGCCAGAGCCTCGGCGAGGACCGTGACTCGGCTGGGAGAAAGGCCGAGTGTTCGAGATTCAAGCTTGGTGTGAATGTTCCACCTAATTCCTGGAGACACCAGAGAGGATTGCCCGAAAGATCGGTTTCAATTCTTCGCGCCTGGCTCTTTGAGCACTTCCTTCACCC CTATCCAAAAGACTCAGACAAGCACATGCTTGCAAAACAAACAGGACTTACTAGGAACCAG GTGTCCAACTGGTTCATAAACGCCCGAGTCCGGCTATGGAAGCCAATGGTAGAGGACATGTACTCGGAGGAAATAAAGAATCAAGAACAAAAAGATTCGGAGACCAATACGAGCAATGGTACTGAAGCTAACAAGGAATCAGTTCCAAAAACTTCTCTGCATGAGGATGGTACTGATCAAATTGAGAGATCTAGACAAGTCAACCAGAATAATTCTCCTCCCAATTACGAGATCTCGAATTCCACTGCCTCGACATCACCAGTGGGCATGAAGCCGATGCGGAATTCAGACACCCAGACTTCATCAACCACGATCCTTTCAGTAGACATGAACATGAACAACCATAATACGTTAATACAAGGAACTGCTAATCATGGTGGATTTGGCAGCTCTTACCCGATTGGCGAAATTGGGCGATTTGATCCGGAGCTGTTGGCAACAACATACCATGGCAATGCTATTTCTCTCACTCTTGGCCTTCCTCACACTCGCAGTGATCAAAACTTGTCTCATCAGCAGAACTATTTCTCCAGCCGGAATGTCCAGTTGGGAAGCAGACTAGACGCTGGATACGAGAACGTGAATGTTGCCGACAGGAAGAGCTTTGCGGCTCAGTTGTTACAAGATTTTGTGGCATGA